Proteins from a single region of Gambusia affinis linkage group LG12, SWU_Gaff_1.0, whole genome shotgun sequence:
- the tmem236 gene encoding transmembrane protein 236, with translation MMPSGKTVKLIVYEVLQFAALIVPIFVVMERFARIIRDVKGQNVTAYWLVVAASIAYVTSATLLVWVPLKYVILKKRRFISEITQWRPTALAYLLLSTLPCFAILMASSKVQLDKQQKLDHFTELPVSLVLFSLICVDVVERIRPHNLMGKANIMDSDYDMSRPVLTHLTHVTSVSGQLPADEVQNSVTPGQVEARNGSTTNKMQDVTESPHSIRPNASYLYSSTPRLMPYSGPLSFLWRKDGRAEVFVECFLFWLDTVEMVRVSGEPIVFFSAWVFPVYILAFLSCLRTIIAPHSFLLPFAGAVLQDLPFFIIRVALIIVFGFVTPLLYPLKNVLVSLTFIYFTWMTKLRMFKRHSMF, from the exons ATGATGCCCTCAGGGAAGACGGTCAAGCTCATCGTGTACGAGGTGCTGCAGTTTGCAGCTCTCATCGTCCCCATCTTTGTAGTCATGGAGAGATTTGCCAGGATTATAAGAGACGTGAAAGGACAGAATGTGACTGCTTACTGGCTTGTAGTGGCGGCTTCTATTGCCTATGTGACCTCTGCGACCTTGCTGGTGTGGGTTCCTCTCAAATACGTGATCCTGAAGAAGCGGAGATTCATTTCAGAGATCACACAGTG GAGACCGACAGCACTGGCATATCTTCTGCTGTCAACACTTCCATGTTTTGCAATTCTAATGGCCAGTTCCAAG GTCCAGCTGGACAAGCAACAAAAACTTGACCATTTCACAGAGCTGCCTGTTTCCTTGGTTCTTTTCTCCCTGATTTGTGTGGATGTCGTAGAGAGGATACGGCCTCACAACCTCATGGGTAAAG CTAATATTATGGATTCTGACTACGACATGTCAAGACCTGTCCTGACCCACCTGACACATGTGACCAGTGTTTCAGGCCAGCTGCCAGCTGATGAAGTCCAGAACAGTGTGACCCCAGGCCAGGTAGAGGCCAGAAATGGAAGCACAACCAACAAAATGCAGGATGTCACTGAGTCCCCTCACAGCATACGACCAAACGCTTCATACCTGTACTCTTCCACCCCACGACTGATGCCTTACTCGGGTCCCCTAAGCTTCCTGTGGAGGAAAGATGGAAGGGCAGAGGTATTTGTGGAGTGTTTCTTGTTCTGGTTGGACACAGTGGAGATGGTACGAGTTTCCGGGGAGCCAATCGTTTTCTTCTCAGCTTGGGTGTTCCCAGTTTACATCCTGGCTTTCCTTTCTTGTCTCCGCACGATCATTGCTCCCCACAGCTTCCTGCTGCCATTTGCTGGAGCTGTGCTGCAGGATCTTCCTTTCTTCATTATTCGAGTTGCACTGATTATTGTATTTGGTTTTGTAACACCTTTGTTATATCCTCTCAAAAATGTTCTGGTAAGTCTAACTTTTATCTATTTCACATGGATGACCAAGCTGAGGATGTTTAAAAGACACAGTATGTTCTGA